Proteins encoded together in one Orrella marina window:
- the folK gene encoding 2-amino-4-hydroxy-6-hydroxymethyldihydropteridine diphosphokinase: MTRTLMTNRDESLSQHPGSLALAILGLGANLGDNPALTLHNAVEAIHQATGVEKIRPASLYSSAPVDAPGPHYTNTAVVLQTALSPLLLLDKMQAIEHDFGRQRNLATVRNAPRTLDIDLLWYDGVEIETPRLTLPHPRMHLRAFVLMPLQELLGADFVIRGAPVSRWLKACKEQMCLRLDSNA, from the coding sequence ATGACTAGGACGCTCATGACAAACCGTGACGAGAGTCTGTCTCAGCACCCGGGGTCCCTGGCACTCGCCATACTCGGGCTTGGCGCCAATCTCGGCGATAACCCGGCGTTGACACTTCACAACGCCGTTGAGGCCATCCATCAAGCAACAGGCGTTGAAAAGATCCGGCCGGCATCACTCTACAGCAGTGCGCCGGTGGACGCGCCCGGGCCGCATTACACCAACACCGCTGTCGTGTTGCAGACCGCACTCTCGCCGTTGCTGTTACTGGACAAGATGCAGGCCATCGAACACGACTTTGGGCGACAACGCAATCTTGCAACGGTGCGCAATGCCCCTCGCACACTCGACATTGATCTGCTGTGGTACGACGGCGTTGAGATCGAGACACCCAGACTGACCCTACCCCATCCCCGTATGCACCTTCGGGCATTCGTACTGATGCCTCTGCAAGAGTTGCTTGGCGCAGATTTCGTGATCAGGGGTGCCCCTGTATCCAGATGGCTGAAAGCGTGCAAGGAACAGATGTGCTTGCGTCTGGATTCGAATGCCTGA